From the Peptococcaceae bacterium 1198_IL3148 genome, the window GTACTTGAAGACGATACGTTGGTGCGGGGCATGAATCACTTACTAGATGGTAATATAGACATTGCCGGTGATCGGCCGATGGATCCAGCTACTAAGTTGCAATAACACCGAAGGAAGCCAACTCCATAAAAGATGAATTGGCTTCCTTCATTCATTTCCTCATTATTGCATTTTTTCTCCATTATCTATTACAATTTGAGCTTCGAACACATAGGCGTTATTCATCTGCAGCACATCCCTGAAGAAGCTTAAAGGAACATATGTTGTACCTTCCACCAGCGCTGGAGCAGTGCCTAATTGGATGGGGGTATTACCCATGTAAAGATAGTTGTCTTCCCCTACTTTTAGAGAAATGCCTTTATCCAGGATAATACTTTTTAACTGGTCATCCCATTGCACATCAAGTGCTAAGGCATCGGCGATGGCACGCAGTGGCACCATCACAGTGCCTTGCTCATTAGTATAAGCTGCCGGAGCTTCTATTTTCTCGTTATTCACAACCATTTCCATGGTGGAAACATCATAAAGCGGTGCAATGGCTTGTTCCCCATCTAATACAACCACTTTAGTGGGGGTTGTTTGGGCGGGAATACTTTTGGTGGCTACGTCATATATAACCACCAGTTTTTTGCTGGCCAACCGACCAGCAAAGGATTTGCCATCGGCGGAGATAACTTCTGTATCATTAGAAATATTTAGTTTTAATGTATGATCAGCACTAACCAGATTTTTATCAAAGATGTCAACTTTAATATTTTGGTCTTTGCTGTCAATAGCCACAACCTCAGCGCTGTATTGCACAGGGTA encodes:
- a CDS encoding copper amine oxidase N-terminal domain-containing protein, whose product is MNFKKIFAGLLVTMLALPAVTAFAADTGDTTIVSDVKQINEQSHFNSFTGTVKKVTEREGVAGSKLVLVENEKGIEANIIVSDDTYILNDVEIAVGSEITGYYDSNAPMIMIYPVQYSAEVVAIDSKDQNIKVDIFDKNLVSADHTLKLNISNDTEVISADGKSFAGRLASKKLVVIYDVATKSIPAQTTPTKVVVLDGEQAIAPLYDVSTMEMVVNNEKIEAPAAYTNEQGTVMVPLRAIADALALDVQWDDQLKSIILDKGISLKVGEDNYLYMGNTPIQLGTAPALVEGTTYVPLSFFRDVLQMNNAYVFEAQIVIDNGEKMQ